The following proteins come from a genomic window of Vallitaleaceae bacterium 9-2:
- a CDS encoding ABC transporter ATP-binding protein: MLKLENVSAGYNGTDVIHDISFRLSEGESLCILGPNSCGKTTLLRAIAKLIESNGVLELDGKSVHAMRRKDIAKRVAVMSQISRVNFPYSVYDTIMMGRYQHIKKSMFKTPGEKDIALVEACMKEVELTSIRDQMIDCLSGGQLQRVFLAHTLVQEPRLILLDEPTNHLDMKHQVSLVKYLKKWSKIDGHQVIGVFHDINLAMQLSDNLMFMKEGRIKGIGHSDDLITTDFLKDIYDVDIVDYMIQSYKRWEKFSGK, translated from the coding sequence ATGCTTAAGCTTGAAAATGTTAGTGCTGGATATAATGGAACAGACGTGATTCATGATATCAGCTTTCGCTTGTCAGAAGGTGAAAGCTTATGTATTCTAGGTCCAAATAGTTGTGGAAAGACAACGCTACTTAGGGCGATTGCCAAGTTAATTGAATCAAATGGAGTTTTGGAATTGGATGGGAAATCGGTACATGCCATGCGTCGAAAAGATATTGCCAAGCGTGTAGCTGTGATGAGTCAAATTTCAAGAGTGAACTTTCCATATTCAGTGTATGATACCATTATGATGGGGCGTTATCAGCACATCAAAAAGTCTATGTTTAAAACACCTGGAGAAAAAGATATTGCACTTGTTGAAGCGTGTATGAAAGAAGTCGAACTAACATCTATTCGAGATCAAATGATTGATTGTCTGTCAGGGGGACAACTACAACGGGTTTTTTTAGCCCATACACTTGTTCAAGAGCCGCGTTTGATTTTATTAGATGAACCGACCAATCATTTAGATATGAAACATCAAGTGAGCTTAGTGAAGTATCTAAAAAAGTGGTCAAAAATAGATGGACATCAAGTGATAGGTGTTTTTCATGATATTAACCTGGCGATGCAACTTTCGGACAATCTTATGTTTATGAAAGAAGGGCGCATTAAAGGAATCGGTCACAGTGATGATTTGATTACGACCGATTTTCTAAAAGATATCTATGATGTCGATATTGTTGATTATATGATTCAGTCATATAAACGGTGGGAAAAATTTAGCGGAAAATAA
- a CDS encoding ATP:cob(I)alamin adenosyltransferase: protein MSIIYRSPFEAYPFLSDKASDVRCDFEIYTDKVASMTGLLSAQCLEPEIRDELIQIEELIYHSNPTLRTKLTLTEDEVLWLKNRVDDWQAKVQGRCQQFVLPRGSRRAGLAHVLRAEAKGLVRLLYRYQEQGNSVDPLLIDFMNLLSGYFFVLALQLNALDGIEEIPYISRNYPKR from the coding sequence ATGAGTATTATTTATCGCAGTCCATTTGAAGCATATCCATTTTTATCAGACAAGGCAAGCGATGTCCGATGCGACTTTGAAATCTATACAGATAAAGTTGCCAGTATGACAGGGTTGCTTAGTGCACAGTGTCTTGAGCCGGAGATTCGAGATGAGCTAATTCAAATTGAAGAGCTTATATATCATAGCAATCCAACACTTCGAACGAAGCTTACCCTCACAGAAGACGAAGTGCTTTGGTTAAAAAATCGTGTGGATGATTGGCAAGCAAAAGTTCAGGGGCGTTGTCAGCAGTTTGTGCTACCTCGTGGGTCAAGACGAGCGGGACTTGCACATGTCTTGCGTGCAGAGGCAAAGGGCTTGGTACGCTTATTGTATCGTTATCAAGAACAAGGAAATTCCGTTGATCCGTTGTTGATTGATTTTATGAATCTGCTTTCCGGTTATTTTTTTGTATTGGCATTACAGCTTAATGCATTAGACGGTATAGAGGAGATTCCATATATCAGTCGTAACTACCCAAAGCGATAG
- a CDS encoding cobyrinate a,c-diamide synthase: MKSICIAGTQSGCGKTTVTMAILGALSKKMSVQPFKVGPDYIDPMFHSYITGKKCRNLDSYLMEPVHIKYLFEHNMKDADIGVIEGVMGLFDGADVGSDIGTTASIAKLTKTPVILVVDGSKVAASIAATVQGFQNFDPKLSIAGVICNKVGGEGHYQLLKEAIEYYCDIEVLGYLSKEAKINLPERHLGLVPTDELENLEARFEHLADIASQTIDLERLIQLAKGQVIHTPHAKKKKMPKLRIAYAKDEAFHFYYEDNLDFFREQGVELISFSPIHDQELPKDIHGLIIGGGFPEIFAGKLAKNSQMKRSLRTVLQSGLPYYAECGGLMYLCEKLYDLEGKEHSMVGWFHGETSMQSTLQNFGYATLTLTRDCIFGEAGDSIAVHEFHRSKARIQEEKIYALHKEKKGAITRQWSCGYGKGNGVASYAHMHFYANLDFAEAFIKSCLQYKEKVL, from the coding sequence ATGAAGAGCATTTGTATTGCCGGAACCCAAAGCGGTTGTGGAAAAACAACAGTGACAATGGCTATCTTAGGAGCCTTATCAAAAAAAATGTCCGTGCAGCCTTTTAAAGTAGGACCAGACTATATTGATCCCATGTTTCATTCTTATATTACAGGGAAAAAGTGTCGTAATCTTGATTCTTACCTAATGGAACCTGTTCATATCAAGTATTTGTTTGAACATAATATGAAGGATGCAGACATCGGCGTTATCGAAGGTGTAATGGGATTATTTGATGGGGCTGACGTCGGAAGCGATATTGGAACGACGGCATCAATAGCCAAACTGACAAAGACTCCGGTGATTCTCGTTGTTGATGGCAGCAAGGTGGCAGCATCTATTGCAGCGACGGTTCAAGGATTTCAAAATTTTGATCCGAAACTTTCCATTGCAGGGGTCATATGTAACAAGGTCGGCGGAGAAGGACATTATCAACTGCTAAAGGAAGCAATTGAATATTATTGTGATATTGAAGTGTTAGGTTATCTAAGTAAAGAGGCAAAAATAAATCTTCCAGAGCGCCATCTTGGGTTGGTCCCGACGGATGAGTTGGAGAACTTAGAAGCGCGATTTGAACACTTGGCGGATATAGCAAGTCAAACGATCGATCTGGAACGCTTGATTCAATTGGCAAAAGGGCAAGTCATACATACACCTCATGCCAAGAAAAAGAAGATGCCTAAACTACGTATCGCCTATGCCAAAGATGAAGCTTTTCATTTTTACTATGAAGATAATTTGGATTTTTTTCGAGAACAAGGCGTAGAACTTATCTCTTTTAGCCCGATACATGATCAGGAACTACCTAAGGACATTCATGGACTGATTATTGGAGGTGGCTTTCCGGAAATATTTGCAGGAAAGCTTGCAAAAAACAGCCAAATGAAACGTAGCTTACGTACGGTGCTACAATCGGGGCTACCTTATTATGCAGAATGTGGCGGATTGATGTATCTATGTGAAAAGCTCTATGATCTTGAAGGCAAGGAACACTCAATGGTCGGATGGTTTCATGGAGAGACATCGATGCAATCGACTCTGCAAAATTTTGGCTATGCTACATTGACCTTGACTCGTGATTGTATCTTTGGTGAAGCTGGTGATAGTATAGCAGTTCATGAGTTTCACCGATCCAAGGCAAGGATTCAAGAAGAGAAAATCTATGCACTTCATAAGGAAAAAAAGGGAGCAATAACCCGACAATGGTCCTGTGGTTATGGGAAGGGGAATGGTGTTGCGTCCTATGCGCATATGCACTTTTATGCAAATCTAGATTTTGCTGAAGCATTTATAAAAAGTTGCTTGCAATATAAAGAAAAAGTCTTATAA
- a CDS encoding RimK family alpha-L-glutamate ligase, with amino-acid sequence MKGIILYKVNQNELNETHYETHRFIEEAEKMGIEIDVISPARFEIVVNQDETNSIFLDGQPLKRPDFVIPRMGSGTTYFALALIRQFERLHIPCINGSTAIELVKDKLFSQQVLAYRKLPVPKTMLMKFPVDIALIEGQFGFPLVVKTLSGSLGRGVFMLDTRKQMEDWTRIVELANVNMNIIVQEMITDSKGKDLRVFVVGNRVVGCMIRRAKEDDFRANYSAGGTVESYPVSPLIERIALQAAKVLGLDVAGVDLLFDGDGFKICEVNSSPMFKGLESCSEVNIPQVIFEYLLKERV; translated from the coding sequence ATGAAAGGTATTATTCTTTATAAAGTGAATCAAAATGAACTCAATGAAACCCATTATGAGACCCATCGATTTATTGAAGAGGCCGAAAAAATGGGCATTGAAATTGACGTTATCAGTCCGGCACGTTTTGAGATTGTGGTTAACCAAGATGAGACGAATTCGATTTTCTTGGATGGACAACCGCTAAAACGTCCGGATTTTGTCATACCTAGAATGGGGTCGGGTACGACATATTTTGCGTTAGCACTCATTCGACAATTTGAGCGGCTCCATATTCCCTGTATCAATGGAAGTACAGCGATTGAGCTGGTTAAGGATAAGCTTTTTTCCCAGCAGGTGCTGGCATATAGAAAGCTGCCCGTTCCAAAAACCATGCTCATGAAATTCCCGGTAGATATAGCGTTGATTGAAGGGCAGTTTGGCTTTCCTTTGGTTGTAAAAACATTATCAGGTTCTCTTGGTCGAGGCGTTTTTATGTTAGACACTCGAAAACAAATGGAGGATTGGACTCGTATTGTGGAGCTAGCCAATGTCAATATGAATATAATTGTTCAAGAGATGATTACAGATAGTAAAGGCAAAGACCTGCGGGTTTTTGTTGTAGGTAATCGTGTAGTTGGATGTATGATTCGTCGGGCAAAAGAAGATGATTTTCGTGCGAATTACTCTGCAGGCGGGACAGTAGAAAGCTATCCGGTATCCCCATTAATTGAGCGAATAGCTCTTCAGGCTGCCAAGGTGCTAGGTCTTGATGTGGCAGGGGTTGATTTGTTGTTTGATGGTGATGGGTTTAAAATTTGTGAGGTCAATTCGTCGCCGATGTTTAAAGGACTTGAGTCGTGTTCAGAGGTTAATATTCCACAGGTGATTTTTGAGTATTTATTAAAGGAGCGCGTATGA
- a CDS encoding AraC family transcriptional regulator: MKSHEPYVAQKSNYFIYSPSITATQTFFYPICTGHFIYEPGYQLYRNAYDSFLLIAVHDGELVVEYDGTRSSAKSGDFIFINCYNPHGYITSVGCECTWIHFDGPMAAHYYDLIHESHPSVLTLSDSYTVLKRVARIYQAFLKKEKIREPLMSKWLSDILTSILLNHPQVQSIPQQSRIEDIVVYIHEHFNHSLSIEHLSGQALISPYHFIRLFKKETGYTPHEYILDIRINTAKYLLKTSTLSVKSIAFDIGFSSESSFCTSFKKKVGLTPSKYRKTDISNNFID, from the coding sequence ATGAAATCCCATGAACCCTATGTTGCACAAAAATCCAACTATTTTATCTATTCACCTAGCATTACGGCTACGCAAACCTTTTTTTATCCGATATGCACCGGACATTTTATTTATGAACCCGGATATCAATTGTATCGCAACGCCTATGACAGCTTTTTGCTGATTGCTGTCCACGACGGCGAACTGGTCGTCGAATATGATGGTACACGCTCTAGTGCAAAAAGCGGAGACTTTATCTTTATAAATTGCTACAACCCCCATGGATATATAACTTCTGTCGGATGTGAATGTACTTGGATTCATTTTGATGGTCCCATGGCTGCCCATTATTATGATTTGATCCACGAAAGCCATCCTAGCGTGCTTACTCTCTCCGATTCCTATACCGTCCTTAAGCGAGTGGCAAGGATATATCAAGCCTTTTTAAAAAAAGAAAAAATCAGAGAGCCTTTAATGTCTAAATGGCTCTCTGATATCTTAACGTCTATTTTATTAAATCACCCACAAGTTCAATCCATACCTCAACAATCACGTATTGAAGATATAGTTGTCTATATACATGAACACTTTAACCACTCCTTATCCATTGAACACCTCTCAGGTCAAGCACTCATCAGTCCCTATCACTTTATCCGTCTGTTTAAAAAAGAAACCGGCTACACGCCCCATGAATACATCCTTGATATACGTATCAACACGGCAAAATACCTCTTAAAAACATCAACGCTTAGTGTCAAATCTATTGCCTTTGACATTGGCTTTTCAAGTGAAAGTTCTTTTTGCACTTCCTTTAAAAAAAAGGTGGGATTAACGCCATCCAAATATCGCAAAACAGATATATCAAATAATTTCATTGATTAG
- a CDS encoding DUF5107 domain-containing protein — translation MESIKSNYVNVWEEQITLPTYEIGEAEKNPIFLEKRVYQGSTGKVYPYPVVEKISDEKVDKVYQAVYLENPYLKVMILPELGGRIQRAYDKTNDYDFVYYNHVIKPALVGLVGPWISGGIEFNWPQHHRPTTYMPVEYQLQEHEDGSKSVLVHDVDRMYGTQSIAAFTLYPDKAYIEISGQLYNRTALAQTFLWWANPAVPVNDYTQSIFPPDVHAVMDHGKRDVSRFPIATGEYYKMDYSAGVDISMYKNILVPTSYMAQKSKYDFVGGYDYQKQAGILHVADHHISPGKKQWTWGCGDFGQAWDDNLTDTDGPYVELMTGVYTDNQPDFTWLKPFEEKTFKQYFMPYKAVGQVKNATIDVVMNMEKSQDTVDLVVYASSEKKLDIIIEYNDDVIYEASIAISPVKTYAKEIPFCCESEVGLKASIFEQGKLLLSYAPESQEIEPIPDPAKAVEAPQLIQTNEELLLAGMHIEQYRHATYLPDPYYLEGLKRDAGDIRINNAYGTLLLRRGDFDRALEHFNKALERLIRLNPNPYDSETYYNLGLTLFYLHDMDGAYDAFYKATWTNEQQEMAFYYLAAIDCRKKRYEHALEMIDKALTKNTKNIKARGLKAYVLRKLKRIQAHRKWCEESLTVDSFHGVLLFEEGILKNEASEKVFKKSVDNMLLVARDYAEFGAYEEAIMVLKTVKDFSPLVGYYLGYYAHQLGKDDAANQYIQAAEQAASDYCFPNQLEDIEVLRYAINQYQATMAAYYLGNVYYDKLQWEKATELWEACAKAHDDFPIVYRNLSLAYYNKFNNPKKAKMAMEKAWAINESDPRVFLELDQLYKKLDMSFEERLQRYERYIDVVECRDDLYVEYVTLLNMTGSSKKAYEKMMQRQFHPWEGGEGKITGQYKFALMTMAKDALANNRLEQAKAYLNQALTYPRNLGEGKLEGDKDNDVYYLLGKVNQGLDNMEREAIECFRRATVGTNEPAGMMYYNDQPADMIMYQGLAHRQLGEETQAKARFYRLIDYGEKHLFDDFKIDYFAVSLPDFLIFETDYNQMNKAHCYYLMGLGHLGLGDDQKATTYFEQALKIEPSHMHSHIYRYVYTDVRQ, via the coding sequence ATGGAGTCAATTAAAAGCAATTATGTGAATGTTTGGGAAGAACAAATTACGCTACCGACATATGAGATTGGGGAAGCGGAAAAGAATCCGATTTTTCTAGAAAAACGTGTGTACCAAGGAAGTACAGGAAAGGTATATCCTTACCCGGTTGTTGAAAAAATATCGGATGAGAAAGTGGACAAAGTCTATCAAGCAGTTTATTTAGAAAACCCATATTTAAAAGTAATGATTCTACCGGAACTTGGTGGACGGATTCAACGTGCCTATGATAAAACCAATGATTATGATTTTGTCTATTATAATCATGTGATTAAACCGGCATTAGTGGGACTTGTCGGACCGTGGATTTCTGGAGGGATTGAATTTAACTGGCCACAGCATCATCGCCCGACAACATATATGCCTGTTGAGTATCAGCTGCAAGAGCATGAGGATGGCAGCAAGTCGGTGCTTGTGCATGATGTGGACCGAATGTATGGCACACAATCCATTGCGGCATTTACCTTGTATCCAGATAAAGCCTATATTGAAATTAGCGGACAGCTTTATAATCGAACAGCCCTTGCGCAGACGTTCCTATGGTGGGCAAACCCTGCCGTTCCGGTCAATGATTATACCCAATCTATTTTTCCACCGGACGTTCATGCGGTTATGGACCATGGGAAAAGGGATGTCTCTAGATTCCCGATTGCAACAGGGGAATACTATAAAATGGACTATAGTGCAGGCGTTGATATATCTATGTATAAGAATATTTTGGTACCGACATCTTATATGGCGCAAAAGTCCAAGTATGATTTTGTCGGAGGCTATGATTATCAAAAACAAGCGGGGATATTGCATGTGGCCGACCATCATATCTCACCAGGTAAAAAACAGTGGACATGGGGATGTGGAGATTTTGGACAAGCTTGGGATGATAATCTGACGGATACAGATGGACCTTATGTTGAATTGATGACAGGGGTCTATACGGATAATCAGCCGGACTTTACATGGCTAAAACCTTTTGAAGAGAAAACTTTCAAGCAGTATTTTATGCCGTATAAAGCTGTAGGGCAAGTTAAAAATGCAACTATTGATGTTGTTATGAATATGGAAAAAAGTCAGGATACAGTGGATTTGGTGGTATATGCATCCAGTGAAAAAAAACTTGACATAATCATTGAATATAACGACGATGTTATCTATGAAGCATCTATTGCAATCTCTCCAGTTAAGACCTATGCAAAAGAAATACCTTTTTGCTGTGAATCTGAAGTTGGACTGAAAGCTTCAATATTTGAGCAAGGGAAGCTACTTTTATCCTATGCGCCTGAAAGCCAAGAGATTGAACCGATTCCAGATCCGGCTAAAGCAGTGGAAGCTCCCCAGCTGATTCAAACCAACGAAGAACTTCTGCTTGCAGGAATGCATATCGAACAATATCGACATGCGACGTATCTGCCGGACCCATACTATTTGGAAGGTTTAAAGCGGGATGCTGGAGACATACGTATCAACAACGCTTATGGAACACTTTTGCTGCGTCGAGGAGACTTTGATAGGGCGCTTGAACACTTTAACAAGGCGCTTGAACGCTTGATACGTTTAAACCCCAATCCTTATGATAGTGAAACATACTACAATCTGGGATTAACGCTTTTTTACCTTCATGACATGGATGGGGCGTATGATGCATTTTATAAGGCGACATGGACCAATGAACAGCAAGAGATGGCTTTTTATTATTTGGCAGCCATCGATTGTCGAAAAAAACGCTATGAGCATGCTTTGGAGATGATTGATAAAGCGTTGACCAAAAACACAAAGAACATCAAAGCTCGAGGATTAAAAGCTTATGTACTTCGTAAGTTAAAACGAATCCAAGCGCATCGAAAATGGTGTGAAGAAAGCTTGACGGTTGATTCTTTTCATGGTGTATTACTTTTTGAAGAAGGCATCTTAAAAAATGAAGCGAGTGAAAAAGTGTTCAAAAAATCCGTTGACAATATGTTACTTGTTGCTAGAGATTATGCAGAGTTTGGTGCATATGAAGAGGCAATCATGGTACTTAAAACAGTCAAAGATTTTTCACCGTTAGTAGGTTATTATTTAGGATATTACGCCCATCAATTAGGAAAAGATGATGCGGCAAACCAATATATTCAAGCAGCAGAACAAGCGGCGTCGGATTATTGTTTTCCAAATCAATTGGAGGATATTGAAGTACTTCGTTATGCCATTAATCAGTATCAAGCAACAATGGCAGCGTATTATTTAGGGAATGTCTATTATGATAAACTGCAGTGGGAAAAGGCGACTGAACTTTGGGAAGCGTGTGCCAAAGCCCATGATGATTTTCCAATTGTCTATCGTAACTTAAGTTTGGCTTACTATAATAAATTCAACAATCCCAAAAAGGCAAAGATGGCTATGGAAAAAGCGTGGGCTATTAATGAAAGCGATCCACGGGTTTTCTTGGAATTAGATCAGCTTTATAAAAAACTAGATATGTCTTTTGAAGAGCGTCTGCAACGCTATGAGCGTTATATAGACGTGGTCGAATGTCGTGATGATTTATACGTAGAGTATGTGACGCTGTTAAACATGACAGGTTCAAGTAAAAAAGCATATGAAAAAATGATGCAAAGACAGTTTCATCCATGGGAAGGCGGAGAAGGAAAAATTACTGGGCAGTATAAGTTTGCTTTAATGACTATGGCTAAAGACGCATTAGCCAACAATAGATTAGAACAAGCAAAAGCCTATCTAAATCAGGCATTGACTTACCCTAGAAATTTAGGCGAAGGTAAACTTGAAGGTGATAAAGATAATGATGTGTATTACTTATTAGGAAAGGTTAATCAGGGTCTTGATAATATGGAGCGTGAAGCGATAGAGTGCTTTAGACGAGCGACAGTTGGGACGAATGAACCGGCAGGCATGATGTATTATAATGACCAGCCAGCAGATATGATAATGTACCAAGGTCTGGCACACCGACAGCTTGGAGAGGAGACGCAAGCCAAGGCGCGGTTTTATCGATTAATTGATTATGGAGAAAAACACCTTTTTGATGATTTTAAAATCGATTATTTTGCTGTATCTTTACCGGATTTTCTGATTTTTGAGACGGATTATAATCAGATGAATAAAGCCCATTGCTATTACTTGATGGGACTTGGACATCTGGGATTGGGCGATGATCAGAAGGCGACAACCTACTTTGAACAAGCACTTAAAATAGAACCATCACATATGCACAGTCATATATACCGATACGTGTATACTGATGTGAGACAATAA
- a CDS encoding MarR family transcriptional regulator, with the protein MQRSIGRLVSILYRKNQVYLNLVLKPLNITAAELPILLHLYDDDHVSQEELSTFLMIDKGATARAVQSLIKKGILTKEKDIHDRRAYQVYVTEQGINIKEKLYEQLNGWTHYLTQDIDAHEVDIMFDVLEAMVKKVEKADFREIERKF; encoded by the coding sequence ATGCAAAGAAGTATAGGACGTTTAGTGTCAATACTGTATCGGAAAAATCAAGTGTATCTTAATCTTGTGCTTAAACCTTTAAATATTACAGCGGCTGAGTTACCTATTTTGCTTCATCTTTATGATGATGATCATGTGTCTCAGGAAGAACTATCCACTTTTTTAATGATTGATAAAGGGGCGACAGCTCGAGCGGTACAATCACTGATTAAAAAAGGGATTTTAACTAAGGAAAAAGATATACACGATCGACGGGCATATCAGGTATATGTCACTGAACAAGGCATAAACATTAAAGAGAAGCTATACGAACAGCTAAATGGTTGGACACACTATTTGACCCAAGACATTGATGCACATGAAGTTGACATTATGTTTGATGTATTGGAGGCAATGGTTAAAAAAGTTGAAAAAGCAGATTTTAGAGAAATAGAGAGGAAGTTTTAA
- a CDS encoding MATE family efflux transporter: protein MAQSNVLGTEKISSLLIKFSVPAIIGMIINALYNVVDRIFIGNAPDLGSDGLAGITIGFPIMIILLSIGLLFGVGGATLFSIKLGQGKHEEAGQVLGNAFSLLVISGTLFLILGQIFLAPLLTIFGASATVLPYATEYMRVIFFGAIFQVLSIGMNNFLRADGKPKLAMITMFVGAGINILLDPVFIFVFKMGMTGAALATIISQAISVWWIMAYFLSKKRQQRITLHNMKLRFDVTTQIISLGMPGFLMQLSNSLLNVILNKSLLAYGGDIAVSGMGIINSIQTILLMPIIGLNQGVQPIISFNYGAKKYQRIKEAQMLAIIAATVIVVIGWIVTRMFPEQIVTVFNQEPELIAFGKLAMGIWFGFLPVIGFQALGANFFQAVGRPKASMVLTLTRQVILLIPAIIVFSNLWGLKGLLYAAPFADGVSAVITGIAFYFGMHALAKEL from the coding sequence ATGGCACAAAGCAATGTTTTAGGTACGGAAAAAATATCGAGTTTGTTGATTAAATTTTCTGTGCCAGCAATTATTGGCATGATTATTAATGCATTATATAATGTTGTTGACCGTATTTTTATAGGAAATGCTCCGGATCTTGGTTCGGATGGATTAGCCGGAATTACCATCGGTTTTCCAATTATGATTATTTTATTATCGATTGGTCTATTATTTGGTGTAGGTGGGGCAACGTTATTTTCAATTAAGTTAGGGCAAGGTAAGCATGAAGAGGCGGGACAAGTCCTTGGAAATGCTTTTTCATTATTAGTTATTAGTGGAACCTTATTCTTAATTCTTGGACAAATATTTTTGGCACCGTTACTAACAATCTTTGGTGCAAGTGCGACCGTTTTACCCTACGCTACCGAATATATGCGGGTTATATTTTTTGGGGCGATTTTCCAGGTATTAAGTATTGGTATGAATAACTTTTTACGTGCAGATGGCAAACCGAAGTTAGCAATGATTACTATGTTTGTTGGAGCGGGGATTAATATTTTGTTGGACCCGGTGTTTATTTTTGTTTTTAAGATGGGGATGACAGGAGCTGCACTCGCAACGATTATCTCTCAGGCAATATCTGTGTGGTGGATTATGGCTTATTTTTTATCAAAAAAAAGACAACAGCGTATTACTCTGCATAATATGAAGTTAAGATTTGATGTAACTACTCAAATTATTTCCCTAGGAATGCCTGGTTTTTTGATGCAGCTAAGCAATAGCTTGCTTAATGTTATCTTAAATAAAAGCTTACTCGCTTATGGCGGAGATATTGCAGTATCAGGCATGGGCATTATTAATAGTATTCAAACTATTTTGTTGATGCCGATTATCGGATTAAATCAAGGCGTACAGCCAATTATTAGCTTTAACTACGGAGCCAAAAAATATCAAAGAATTAAAGAAGCGCAGATGTTGGCTATTATAGCTGCAACGGTGATTGTTGTTATTGGTTGGATTGTTACGCGTATGTTTCCAGAACAAATAGTAACGGTGTTTAATCAGGAACCAGAGCTTATTGCATTTGGAAAGTTGGCGATGGGAATATGGTTTGGATTTTTGCCTGTTATTGGTTTCCAAGCTTTAGGCGCCAATTTTTTTCAAGCGGTCGGACGACCAAAGGCATCAATGGTGCTTACCTTAACACGACAGGTTATTTTATTGATTCCTGCTATTATAGTGTTTTCAAATTTATGGGGACTTAAGGGGCTTTTATATGCTGCTCCATTTGCAGATGGAGTCTCTGCTGTAATTACAGGTATCGCATTTTACTTTGGAATGCATGCATTGGCAAAAGAATTGTAA
- a CDS encoding AAC(3) family N-acetyltransferase, protein MYTKPDLIKAIKKMGIKPTDTLFIHSSMKAVGEVEGGADTVLDAFMEYLSEGLLILPTHTWAQMSATYNVFDPRKEPSCVGILTNLFMKRQGVYRSLHPTHSVAAYGADAEEFVKGEENMTTSCQRGGCYDRLRDRHAKILLLGVNHARNTFIHGVEEWLDVPERFTEKPVLFKIVMPDGTLRESHVYRHYNSTTAHISEAYTKLEQAFYDNNAAEATIFGDADCILCDANKIFEVTKKVLSHQRNCLMELEEIPKAWWT, encoded by the coding sequence ATGTATACGAAGCCAGATTTAATAAAAGCAATAAAAAAGATGGGAATTAAACCAACAGATACCTTGTTTATCCATTCTTCAATGAAAGCTGTTGGTGAGGTTGAAGGTGGCGCGGATACAGTTTTGGACGCCTTTATGGAATATTTGTCAGAAGGGCTATTAATTCTTCCGACACATACATGGGCGCAGATGAGTGCAACGTACAATGTATTTGACCCAAGGAAGGAACCATCTTGTGTAGGGATATTGACGAATCTTTTTATGAAGCGCCAAGGTGTTTATCGGTCGTTACATCCGACGCATAGTGTGGCGGCATATGGAGCGGATGCAGAAGAATTTGTCAAAGGCGAAGAAAACATGACTACGTCTTGTCAAAGGGGCGGCTGTTATGATCGTCTAAGAGACAGACATGCAAAAATTCTTTTGCTAGGCGTAAACCATGCACGCAACACGTTTATTCACGGCGTAGAAGAATGGCTAGATGTTCCGGAACGTTTTACAGAAAAACCGGTTCTTTTTAAGATTGTCATGCCTGACGGTACGTTAAGGGAGAGTCATGTGTATCGCCACTATAATTCAACAACAGCACATATCTCAGAAGCATATACTAAACTGGAACAGGCGTTTTATGATAACAACGCAGCAGAAGCCACAATTTTTGGAGATGCAGACTGCATTTTATGTGATGCCAATAAAATTTTTGAAGTGACAAAAAAAGTTTTGTCCCATCAACGCAATTGTTTGATGGAGTTGGAAGAGATTCCAAAGGCATGGTGGACATAG